The DNA segment GGTAGACCAAGGCCAAACTCTCTGAACCTAGCGCCTAGAGGCCGAGTCGGGCCCGCTTCTGGTCCCACTCGGCGGCTTCTCGCTTGTTGTCCGTCGCGATGCCGCCGCCGCGACCGGCCATCTGGCCGCGGATTGCTTCGATCTCGAGGCGGGTGAGGTGGACGCTGTCGAGCTCGTAGTCCCGCCAGGCCTCCATGGTGATGGGGACAATGGGGCTGATGAGCGCCGCCATGGCGCCGGCGTACTCGCGGATTTCGGACTGCGCGTGGGCATCCATCCGGAGCGAGAGGAACCGGAGGATGTTGTGCAGGTCGCACTTCCAGTACCACTCGGTGTAGACGCTGACGGGGAGGGCGATGCGGGCCATCTCGCGGGACACGCCCTTCTCGGTGAGGCCGAGGTACTTCTGGTACAGCGCCTCGGATTCGTCAAGGAAGGTCAGGAACTCCTCCGCGGTGCGCACCTCGTCGGCGGGAGCCTCGGGGGAAACGACGAACTTCTCCTCGCCGCCCTGGCGGTTGCTGCGGCTCTGCTTGCGGACGTTCTCCAGGGAGGGCCGGTAGAAGCGATCCGGGAGAATGGAATACCTGGCCGAGTACTCGTTAACGTTCGCTGTTCGGTGGCGGATCCACTGGCGGGCGATGAAGATCGGCATCGCGATGTGGAACTTGAACTCCACCATCTCGAAGGGGGTCGTGTGGCGGTGGCGGAGGAGGTAGCGGATCAGCCCGCGGTCCTCGGAGACCTTCTTAGTGCCCTGTCCGTAGGAAACGCGGGCGGCCTGGACGATGGCCGCGTCGGCGGTCTGGCCCTGCGGGACCAATCGGGGCATGGCGTCGATCAGCGCGACGAACCCGTGCTCGTGGATTCTCACCTCGCGGCGGGCGGCGCCGTTCATGACGTCGATGAACGGGGGTCCTTCGGCGGGGATATCCCGGATCTCAACGCCGTCGGCGGGCGTCCCGGGGAGTTGAGGATGTGGCACCGGTTGCTTCCCTTCAACCAGACTGTGGCTCATGGTCCGTCCTTGTAGGCCGCCCGCCGGTGGGTGTGTACCACAACGGCCAACCGACAGCAACCGACACGGTCTGCGGTGCACGCGGGCAGTCAGCGAGCGGTCACGAGCTTGAGCCTTGCGGTTCCGGTGAGCGTGCCGCGGCGGTAGGCGACTTCGACCTCATCGCCGGCGTGGTACTGGGAGAGGACGCGGACGAGTTCCGACATCTCCCGGACGGGCTTGTCGTCGACCGACATGATGACGTCCCGCATACGGAGCCCGCCGGTATCGGGCCGTGCCTGCGGACGCTGGCCTCGGCGCTGCGAGAACCCCCCACCGGTGGGCCCGGCGCTCACCAACGAAGTGATCACGATGCCGTCGCCGTCGCCCGCATCCATCTGGAACGGGAAGGTCGCCATCCCCGGCTGGATCTCCTCCGGGACTTCGGGCAGCACGCGCAGCCACGCGCGGTAGTCCCGCTCGACCTGGTCGACCGGCTTGCCGAAGACCCGCTCGAAAGCAAGGCGGCCTGATGGATCCTCGTCGTACCCACTGGTGTACTGCGCGTACCACTCCGCGAGTTTCTTCTTGTGGGCCAGGTAGAGGAAGATGGCCCGCGACTCGGCGTACCGCGAGAGTGGTTCGCCCATCACGAAGCGCTTCTGGCTCATCTCAAACAGGCGACTCCAGGGCATGAGAGACCCGGCTCGGGCACGCTTCTTCGCCTTGTTTGTCCGCCAGGACGGGAGCACGACCATCTCGCCGTCGGGGCCAACATCGACATCCTCGACGAGGCTGCAGAGGCCTTCCATGATCCAGGTCGGGTGCAGCTGGCCGCGGGCCCGCATGTCCCGCCAGTGGAGGACATGCCAGAACTCGTGGCGGATTGTGGGACCGAGGTCCTGGGCGACAAGCTGCTTCTCGTCGTCGCTGTAGGCGCCGCCGACGTTCTGCCAGATGGCACCGTACCGGTTCACCGCCCACTGCTGAAAATCGGCCCGTGTCGGGAGGACGACGAGCACCCACGGGGCCGGACGGTTGGCGGCCAGCGGGTCGTCGGGGCCGCGAACATCATCGATCCACCACTTCGCAAGCCGGTTCACTTCCAGCTTGGCCTGGGCGAAGGTCTTCGCGTTGAACGCCGAGGCGTACTGCAGCCGGAGTGACGGATCGGTCTCGAAGGTGTACGCCGGGCCAAACTGGGTGCGGGCCTGTTCGAGGCGTGCCTCGGCGCGGGCGTCGATGATCTCGTCCCATGAGCGGACAATTGTCTCGTAGAGATCGGTGCCGTGGAGGGCCCTGAGGTTCGGGTCGGACTTGAGTTGCCGGATGTCGCTGAACCCACGGGCGACGGACTCCTTGAGGAACTCGCCGGCCTCATCGAGCTTGCTCTGCATCGAAAGGGCGCACGCCAGGTTGTAGGGCGGGACGAAGTTGTCCTTGTCGATCGTGGTCAGGCGGCGGAGGGTGACCTCGGCGCCCGCCCAGTCGCCGGCGTCGTACTGGGCGTCAAACTCCCGCTCGAGCCGGCGGATTTCCGCCTTGGTCGAGCTGTCGGGGCCGGCTGCTGCCGGGAGAACCGCAGCATTCAAGGCGATTGCCGCGAACGCCAGGACGAGCCATCTGCTCCATCGGCGTGCGCATGCCTGCGGGTCCATCAGGGTCGGATCCTTGCTCGGGCTCCCTCCAGTTGGACGCGGCCGGAAAGGAGCAGTTCCAAGGCTTCCGGGTACGCCTCGCATTCGAGCCGGAAGACGCGTTCGGCAAGCGACTCGGGGGAGTCGTCCTCGCGCACTTCGCAGGCCCGCTGCACCAGGATCGGGCCGTGGTCGAACTCCTCGTCGACGATGTGCACCGTGCATCCGGAGACCCGGCAACCCGCCGCGAGGACCGCCTCGTGAACCCGGTGGCCGTACATTCCCTGACCGCCGAAGGCGGGGAGCAGGGCGGGGTGGATGTTGACGACGCGGCCGCGGTATTCAATCGGGACGTTGATGTACTTGAGGTACCCGGCCAGGACGGCCCACTGGGCTTGTGCCGACTGAAGCAAGGAGGCGAGATCAGCGCCGGGAATCACGCCCGGAACGATCCGGGTGTCGAGGCCGCGGTCGCGGGCCCTCTGCGCGCCGAGGCACTCCCGCGAAGCGATCACGATCGAGACGTGGGCGTTCAGTCGGCCGGATTCGATCCGATCAAGGATGTTGATCAGGGTCCGTCCGGAGCCCGAGAGCAGGATCCCGAGCCGCGGCGGCGTGCTTGGACCGAGTGTGTGAGATGGTCCGGTCATGCGGGCACACCCGGTGCTAACTCAGGGAACCCATCGCCTTGGCGCGGTCCGGGGCGATCGGGATGACCTTGTCGAGGTGCGTGAGTTTGAGCAGGTCCTTGAGTTCGGGGCGGAGGGCGTAGACGACCATCTTGCCCCCGTTCGCCTTCGCGCTCTTCATGACGGTGACGAGCATTCCGAGGCCGACCGAAGTCAGGAATGTCACGGCTGAGAAGTCGACGCAGAGGCGCCAGCCGTTCTTGGCGCCCGCGGCCGAGAGTTCCTCCTGGATGATCTCGGCCTCGCGGGTGCTGATCTTCGGGCAGTTCACGACCGCCGCGGCGATTGGCCCTTTAGCGGTGTGGACGGTTTCGACCGTAGTAAACGTGTGTTCGCTCATGAAGGAATGCTCTTATGCAATCGGTCCGCCGGCGCCTTCCAACCCGGCCGGGGGCTGGGCAAAGGGAACGGGCCTCCCGTGGTCGTCCACGGAGACCATGGTGAGCGTGGCCTCCGTCACCGGTACCACCGTGCCGGAATCGACCCGCTCGGACTCGACCTCGACATGCACCGTGACGCTGGTGCGGCCGACCCGGATAGTGCGCGTGTAGAGGGTGACACAGTCGCCGACGAAGACCGGCTGCTTGAAGATCACGCGATCCAGCGCGACCGTCACCCAGCGGTGGCGCCTGTGGCGCTGCGCCTCGACGAAGCCGGCCTGGTCAATTGCGGAAAGGATGACGCCACCGAAGATCGTTCCGTAGTGGTTGGTATCGCGCGGCAGCATTACCGTGCGCAGGGCCAGGTTGCGGGGATCGGCGTTTGGCGGACTACCGGACATGATGCAAGGGTACACGAACGGGCATGGGCGGGCGGAAGGTGGCGACGGGGACATGGCGATTGAACCCGCGGCGGCGCGGCCGGTACGATCCGGGATGGCAGGCACCCCCACGGCATCCGGTTCGATCGAGGCGGTCAAACTTGACCAGGTCATGGCGCTGAGCCAGCCGGAGCTTGTCGCCAGATTCGGTGCGGGCGTTGAGGCCTTTGATCGACGGGTGTTTGAACTGGATGACGCCGGTCTGGACACGGCGTTCCTTCCCTCTGCGGGGGTGGGGCGGTGGCCCTGCCGCGTGCTTCTCGGGCACCTTGCGGATGCCGAGTTGTCGTTTGTGCAGCGGCTTCGGCGGATCGTGGCGGAGGACGGGCCGGTGCTGGAGGCATGGGACGAGAACGCGTTCATCGACCGCGCCGTGATGTACGGAACCCCCCAGACGGGGTCGCGGTTCCCCATCGGGGCATTTGTCGCAACGGTCCACACCCTGCGCAAGTGGACGCACGAGTGGCTGGCGGGGCTTCCCCCGGAGGCTTGGGCGAGGACCGGAATGCACACGGTCCGTGGGGAGATGACATTCCGAACGGTCCTGGAATATGACGTGTGGCACCTCGAGCACCACGCGTGGTACCTGAATCGCAAGGTGGAGCGGCTGCTGGGACCCGGGGCGGTCGCACCGCCTCCCTAGACTTGCCCGAATGGACCCGATCTTCGATCAGCGCCGGTACTTGATTCCCTTCCGATCGTCGCTGCTGCCCCAGATCTTCACTGACGTTCTCGTGATCGGAGCGGGGGTCGCCGGGCTGCGGGCGGCCATTGCCGCGGCCGAGTCGCCCGAGTCGGGCTTGAACGGTGCAACGGCTGGCGCGGACGTCATTGTTCTTTCCAAGGAAGAGCCGTCGCTGTCGAACACCGCCTGGGCTCAGGGGGGCATCAGCACGGTTCTCGATTCGCAGGACTCCTTCGACGCCCACGTGCGCGACACGCTTGATGCGGGCGCCGGGTTGTGCGACGAGGCCGTGGTGCGGCGCGTCGTCGAGGGGGCGCCGAGCGGTTTTCGGGAC comes from the Phycisphaeraceae bacterium genome and includes:
- a CDS encoding acyl-CoA thioesterase, whose translation is MSGSPPNADPRNLALRTVMLPRDTNHYGTIFGGVILSAIDQAGFVEAQRHRRHRWVTVALDRVIFKQPVFVGDCVTLYTRTIRVGRTSVTVHVEVESERVDSGTVVPVTEATLTMVSVDDHGRPVPFAQPPAGLEGAGGPIA
- a CDS encoding DinB family protein, translating into MAGTPTASGSIEAVKLDQVMALSQPELVARFGAGVEAFDRRVFELDDAGLDTAFLPSAGVGRWPCRVLLGHLADAELSFVQRLRRIVAEDGPVLEAWDENAFIDRAVMYGTPQTGSRFPIGAFVATVHTLRKWTHEWLAGLPPEAWARTGMHTVRGEMTFRTVLEYDVWHLEHHAWYLNRKVERLLGPGAVAPPP
- a CDS encoding FAD-dependent thymidylate synthase; translated protein: MSHSLVEGKQPVPHPQLPGTPADGVEIRDIPAEGPPFIDVMNGAARREVRIHEHGFVALIDAMPRLVPQGQTADAAIVQAARVSYGQGTKKVSEDRGLIRYLLRHRHTTPFEMVEFKFHIAMPIFIARQWIRHRTANVNEYSARYSILPDRFYRPSLENVRKQSRSNRQGGEEKFVVSPEAPADEVRTAEEFLTFLDESEALYQKYLGLTEKGVSREMARIALPVSVYTEWYWKCDLHNILRFLSLRMDAHAQSEIREYAGAMAALISPIVPITMEAWRDYELDSVHLTRLEIEAIRGQMAGRGGGIATDNKREAAEWDQKRARLGL
- a CDS encoding phosphoribosylglycinamide formyltransferase yields the protein MTGPSHTLGPSTPPRLGILLSGSGRTLINILDRIESGRLNAHVSIVIASRECLGAQRARDRGLDTRIVPGVIPGADLASLLQSAQAQWAVLAGYLKYINVPIEYRGRVVNIHPALLPAFGGQGMYGHRVHEAVLAAGCRVSGCTVHIVDEEFDHGPILVQRACEVREDDSPESLAERVFRLECEAYPEALELLLSGRVQLEGARARIRP
- a CDS encoding PDZ domain-containing protein, which produces MDPQACARRWSRWLVLAFAAIALNAAVLPAAAGPDSSTKAEIRRLEREFDAQYDAGDWAGAEVTLRRLTTIDKDNFVPPYNLACALSMQSKLDEAGEFLKESVARGFSDIRQLKSDPNLRALHGTDLYETIVRSWDEIIDARAEARLEQARTQFGPAYTFETDPSLRLQYASAFNAKTFAQAKLEVNRLAKWWIDDVRGPDDPLAANRPAPWVLVVLPTRADFQQWAVNRYGAIWQNVGGAYSDDEKQLVAQDLGPTIRHEFWHVLHWRDMRARGQLHPTWIMEGLCSLVEDVDVGPDGEMVVLPSWRTNKAKKRARAGSLMPWSRLFEMSQKRFVMGEPLSRYAESRAIFLYLAHKKKLAEWYAQYTSGYDEDPSGRLAFERVFGKPVDQVERDYRAWLRVLPEVPEEIQPGMATFPFQMDAGDGDGIVITSLVSAGPTGGGFSQRRGQRPQARPDTGGLRMRDVIMSVDDKPVREMSELVRVLSQYHAGDEVEVAYRRGTLTGTARLKLVTAR
- a CDS encoding STAS domain-containing protein, giving the protein MSEHTFTTVETVHTAKGPIAAAVVNCPKISTREAEIIQEELSAAGAKNGWRLCVDFSAVTFLTSVGLGMLVTVMKSAKANGGKMVVYALRPELKDLLKLTHLDKVIPIAPDRAKAMGSLS